The genomic window GGGTGAGTTTCTTCATTTTTATTTCTATTTTCTACCTCTCCCTAATTTTGTCTTTTAGAGGCATATGTATGTTCATTCTGTGAATCAGTTTTCCATTCACTATTCACTATTCACTGCTTTTTATGATTTAACTTAAGATGTCCCGACCAAAGATGTGTTTACAAAGATGTGCTTTAATTTATAAACATGTATTCTAATAGATACACTAATTCAAATAATATTTTCAAGAATATTTTTACAAAAAAATTTAAAATATTCACAAACTTTTATCCGGCCTTTCTACGTGAACTCTGTGATCTCTGTGAGAGACAAATGTTTTTTAGTTTTTCCTCTCGCCCACTTTCTTATGATTGTTTGTGATCTTCCACAAGACAGTGGACACACTGAAAGGCCTAGGTATTACAATAAACCAGGAGGTGTGTATGGCAGAGGGAAAAAGAAAGTTCGACAAATTTAAAGTTGAGACTGTTCGTCTAAAAGTAGAAGGGGAGAAAATCAGACGAATAAAAAAGGCAGGGCCATTTAGACCCTGCCTCGATAGCTGATCGTTTATGATTACTTTGTGAATCTTCTCCTTATTGCTGCAAGACCGGCAAGACCAGGGGCAAAAAGAAGAAATGCAGAAGGAAGGGGAACGGCAGTGCTTTCGTATTCCACCACATAACCAGCAGTAGCCACTGTGCCGGTTAAGTCGTTCCACGCTTTCCCATCCGAATGGATTCCATGATCAAAGATGATACGGTCTTCAGTCGCCCCCGAATCATTCGGTTCTCCTAATTCCCAGTTGCTATAGCTGAATGCTTCACCTGTTACCCAGGACCATCCTCCGTCAGGCTCAGTCGAACCAGGGGGTTGAAACCCGCCGGTCCAGTGGGAATGAAGCAGATTCGAATTCCCATCGCCGAGATTCGCATCGTTGGTAAGGAATAGATTTTCTTCAGCTGATGTAATGGTTACGAGATGCCCCTGCAATCCAAGGTAAGACTTGCCATTCGCATCAGTATTAGCATCAGCCCACGTAAAGCTTCCATCGACTCTCTCGTAATAATGTCCATTGTCTAACCATTGCACTTGGGCAGCCACTGCTACACCCACGGGGAGCAGCAACGCTAAAAGCAACAAAACAATAAATTTTTTCATACCATCTCCTTATGAATGAGTTTCTTTCAATATTCTCGCTGGTATCACCTGGCGGCTCGGCTGTCTTTGTGATTCAAGCCCCGTGGCTTTCCGCCCCACCATCGCGGATGAGTTTACTTTATCATAATTATATAACAAAATATAACAACTGTATTTATTTGTCTGTAGGATATGTAATACAATTTAAGTAGGTTAATT from Pseudomonadota bacterium includes these protein-coding regions:
- a CDS encoding lectin-like protein; protein product: MKKFIVLLLLALLLPVGVAVAAQVQWLDNGHYYERVDGSFTWADANTDANGKSYLGLQGHLVTITSAEENLFLTNDANLGDGNSNLLHSHWTGGFQPPGSTEPDGGWSWVTGEAFSYSNWELGEPNDSGATEDRIIFDHGIHSDGKAWNDLTGTVATAGYVVEYESTAVPLPSAFLLFAPGLAGLAAIRRRFTK